One Candidatus Obscuribacterales bacterium genomic window carries:
- a CDS encoding sulfite exporter TauE/SafE family protein, which translates to MTSMDLFGLAAGGLLSGILAGFLGIGGGTILVPILVALGYIPVQAVATSSWAIVITSLSGSWQNWRMGYLDLSRVMFLGIPALITAQLGVLVAGALPGRILLIAFGIFLMINVFLVEVRKQIVLRAKRLEGLEESDRPLPETEKATWSPVTSRIVTGGLAGFMAGIFGIGGGVIMVPLQILLLKEPIKLAIQTSLGVIVMTALSSTAGHAVQGNVLWLPGLILGLGGLLGVQVSTRVLPKLPEQVVSLLFRSMLFVLALYIFWQAANPQT; encoded by the coding sequence ATGACCTCAATGGATCTTTTCGGACTAGCGGCCGGTGGGCTGCTGTCGGGTATTTTGGCCGGGTTCCTAGGCATTGGCGGCGGCACTATTTTAGTGCCCATTCTCGTCGCGTTGGGATACATCCCGGTGCAGGCGGTGGCCACTAGCAGTTGGGCGATCGTGATTACGTCCCTGTCTGGCAGTTGGCAAAACTGGCGCATGGGGTATCTGGATCTATCACGGGTCATGTTTTTGGGGATCCCAGCTCTGATCACCGCGCAATTAGGGGTGCTGGTGGCAGGGGCGCTGCCGGGGAGAATTTTGCTGATTGCCTTTGGCATTTTCCTCATGATCAATGTCTTTTTGGTGGAGGTTCGCAAACAAATTGTTTTACGAGCGAAGCGCCTAGAAGGACTGGAAGAGAGCGATCGCCCCCTACCGGAAACAGAGAAAGCCACCTGGTCGCCCGTCACCTCCCGAATTGTCACCGGCGGTCTGGCCGGGTTCATGGCCGGCATTTTTGGCATCGGCGGCGGCGTGATTATGGTGCCACTGCAAATTCTGTTGCTCAAAGAGCCGATTAAACTGGCTATTCAAACCAGTTTGGGCGTGATTGTGATGACAGCCCTATCGTCCACCGCCGGTCACGCCGTTCAGGGCAATGTTCTATGGCTGCCAGGCTTGATTTTGGGACTAGGCGGTCTGCTGGGCGTTCAAGTCAGCACCCGCGTCTTGCCTAAACTCCCCGAGCAGGTGGTGAGTCTGCTGTTTCGTTCCATGCTGTTTGTGCTGGCCCTCTATATTTTCTGGCAAGCCGCCAACCCTCAAACCTAG